The sequence below is a genomic window from Streptococcus oralis.
TAAAGATCGTAAAGATGAGTTGGTTCAAAAAATTCAGCCGGTTCTTGACAAATGACACCAGCTTTCCCACTAGCATGGTAGATGAAACCGTCCAAAAAGATGGCTACATGACTATAGTTCCCAGTAGAAGCCTGGATAGCCTGCCCCATATCTGAAAGATCCTTCACAAAAATCAAATCACCATTTTCTAACATCTTTCTCTCCTAGAAAAAAAGGAGCCGAAACCCCTTTAGCTATATGGAAAACAAGTGTTTCCACGTTTCGATTATCACTCAGGTTATTAGCCATTAAAGCTTTCAGTCAACTGAGGCACCACTTGTTTCTTACGTGAAACAGCACCTGGAAGGAAAGCGTGGTTGTTTTCAAGTTTGAAGTTAAAGGCTGCTTCGACCTTGTCCATGTTTGACCCAAGAGCAAGGATTTCTGAGTTTGAGTTGACGATGTCTGTAATCATCAAGACAAAGTCAGAGTAGCCGTTTGCCGCATTAGCCGCTTGCATTGCTGCTTCGATTTCAGCTTGGCGTTCCAAGACTTCAGCAATATCAACTGTGTTCACTTGGGCAACACGAACTTTATTTCCGTTGAGTTCAAAAGTCTTAGCATCGATGTCAATCAATTCTTCAGCAGATTTGCTAGCCAAGTTTGTACCAGCCTTGAGCATAGCAAGACCGTACTCTTCCAAGTTGACACCAGCTAATTCAGCCAATTCAGGCGCAATCACTTTATCAGATGGGTGAGTTGTTGGAGATTTCAAAAGAAGAGTATCTGAAATCAAACCTGAAAGCATCAAACCTGCGATTTCTTTAGGAACTGCTACACCATGTTCTTTGAACATGCGGTAAACGATAGATGAAGCTGATCCAACTGGCTCCAAACGCATGTAGAGTGGGCTGGCAGTTTCAAAGTTAGCCACACGGTGGTGATCCACAACTCCGTAAACTTCTACTTCAGCGATATCTGACACTGATTGTTGGAATTCATTGTGGTCAGTCAAGATGACTTGTTCTGCGCCTTCTGCTTTAGCAGATGTAATAACACGCGGTGCTTCCACACCAAAATAGTTCAAAACAAAAGCTGTTTCTTCATTTGGAGTACCGAGAGCTACTGCTTCCGTGTCCAATCCATAAGCTTCTTTTGCAAGATAGGCAAAGGCTACAGATGACCCGATGGCATCTGAGTCTGGATTTTGGTGACCAAATACTAGAATCTTAGACATGATAATACCTCTTTAAATTTATTCATCTTATT
It includes:
- a CDS encoding manganese-dependent inorganic pyrophosphatase encodes the protein MSKILVFGHQNPDSDAIGSSVAFAYLAKEAYGLDTEAVALGTPNEETAFVLNYFGVEAPRVITSAKAEGAEQVILTDHNEFQQSVSDIAEVEVYGVVDHHRVANFETASPLYMRLEPVGSASSIVYRMFKEHGVAVPKEIAGLMLSGLISDTLLLKSPTTHPSDKVIAPELAELAGVNLEEYGLAMLKAGTNLASKSAEELIDIDAKTFELNGNKVRVAQVNTVDIAEVLERQAEIEAAMQAANAANGYSDFVLMITDIVNSNSEILALGSNMDKVEAAFNFKLENNHAFLPGAVSRKKQVVPQLTESFNG